The Terriglobia bacterium genome window below encodes:
- a CDS encoding PEGA domain-containing protein: protein MKILRTMHPLRWAMLLIPTLLLALTMYAENAVMGEIEFKGISHVEKTSGVWVDGQYVGYLKELKGSKKVLLLPGDHDIVVRQDGYQDFTAKVLVQPGQKQVVLVRMTNAPTGPMPNVTAEVKLDVDPSRAAVFMDGLFVGHVGEFKGAGRGMLIAPGAHQIRIALPGYQTFETDINPLANQKVQIKTDLVKNGAPLAEPLLTTETSESTSAVVARGVRKSSKIIRRSR, encoded by the coding sequence ATGAAAATACTCCGGACAATGCATCCACTACGGTGGGCGATGCTTCTGATCCCCACTCTGCTTCTGGCCCTCACTATGTACGCCGAAAACGCGGTCATGGGAGAGATTGAGTTTAAAGGAATCTCCCATGTCGAAAAGACATCCGGCGTTTGGGTTGATGGACAATACGTGGGCTACTTGAAGGAACTCAAGGGATCGAAGAAGGTCCTGCTATTGCCTGGCGACCACGACATTGTAGTGCGCCAGGACGGCTACCAGGATTTCACGGCAAAAGTACTTGTTCAGCCCGGGCAGAAGCAAGTCGTTCTCGTACGCATGACGAATGCACCCACAGGACCGATGCCAAATGTGACGGCCGAAGTCAAACTCGATGTCGACCCATCGAGGGCTGCGGTTTTCATGGACGGTCTTTTCGTGGGCCATGTGGGTGAGTTCAAGGGCGCGGGTCGAGGCATGCTGATCGCGCCAGGAGCACATCAGATCAGGATTGCCCTTCCCGGCTACCAGACTTTTGAGACGGATATCAATCCGCTGGCGAATCAGAAGGTACAAATCAAGACTGATTTGGTTAAGAACGGCGCTCCCCTGGCAGAGCCCCTGCTGACGACCGAAACAAGTGAGAGTACATCGGCGGTTGTCGCTCGTGGCGTCCGCAAGAGCTCCAAGATCATCCGAAGAAGTAGGTGA
- a CDS encoding lipid-binding SYLF domain-containing protein yields MKRIMIAVVFFVALVSSAFASSGRSDDIERIQDATQVFREIMATPDKAIPQELLESAKCIAIIPGEKKAAFVVGGNYGKGIATCRTAEGWSSPLFVALGGGSVGFQIGASSTDVVMIFRNEKGLRSLLSDKFKIGADATAAAGPVGRHAAAATDAKMNAEILTYSRSKGLFAGVSLDGAVVQADHSGNHAMYGGNVNRREILNGSVKVPEAAEPLLKEIGQYTRAEQASNQ; encoded by the coding sequence ATGAAGCGAATCATGATCGCGGTTGTCTTTTTTGTGGCGCTGGTTTCTTCTGCGTTCGCCAGTTCCGGACGCAGCGACGACATCGAACGAATCCAAGATGCTACGCAAGTCTTTCGCGAGATCATGGCGACCCCGGACAAAGCGATCCCCCAGGAATTGTTGGAGTCGGCAAAATGTATCGCCATCATTCCCGGGGAAAAGAAGGCCGCGTTTGTCGTTGGTGGGAACTATGGCAAGGGGATAGCAACCTGTCGCACGGCTGAGGGTTGGAGCAGTCCCTTGTTTGTCGCCCTCGGCGGCGGCAGCGTCGGTTTCCAGATTGGCGCTTCGTCCACCGACGTCGTGATGATTTTCAGGAATGAGAAGGGTTTGCGAAGCCTGCTCAGCGATAAGTTTAAAATCGGCGCCGATGCAACCGCAGCCGCCGGCCCAGTCGGTCGGCATGCGGCCGCCGCTACGGATGCCAAGATGAATGCGGAAATCCTGACTTATTCTCGCAGTAAGGGCTTGTTCGCCGGCGTCAGCCTGGATGGCGCCGTTGTCCAGGCCGACCACAGCGGAAACCATGCCATGTATGGGGGGAATGTCAATCGGCGGGAGATCCTTAATGGCTCCGTGAAAGTGCCTGAAGCTGCGGAGCCGCTGCTGAAAGAAATCGGGCAGTATACACGGGCCGAACAGGCAAGCAACCAGTAG
- a CDS encoding molecular chaperone TorD family protein encodes MTVAGESRAPAKLDWAGLDLYRFFAFVFSQPSPERFDTLAQPALKDALAGLWQQLRCAGDSPDLTWFKNYEEYEATYIALFDVGIPEPPVPLFESAHDKTRPAQEIALENTWFYDALGLRWDASCAVPDYLITQLEFLAAVHYTLENAQDLATRHSLAKLEADFLGRHLLNWVPTAAAKLNNNSPSAFGPLTILLAAFLQDRRDEVSNTAKAGPPVMRH; translated from the coding sequence ATGACAGTAGCCGGCGAATCCCGCGCACCTGCGAAACTTGATTGGGCAGGCCTCGATCTGTACAGATTCTTCGCCTTCGTGTTCTCGCAGCCGTCACCCGAGCGCTTCGACACACTCGCGCAGCCGGCGTTGAAGGACGCGCTTGCCGGCCTGTGGCAGCAATTACGCTGCGCGGGAGACTCCCCGGACCTCACCTGGTTCAAGAACTACGAGGAATACGAAGCGACGTACATCGCGCTCTTCGATGTTGGCATTCCCGAGCCTCCGGTACCTCTTTTCGAATCAGCGCATGACAAGACCAGGCCCGCGCAAGAGATCGCGCTCGAGAACACATGGTTTTACGACGCACTCGGGCTCAGATGGGATGCAAGCTGTGCCGTTCCCGATTACCTCATCACCCAACTGGAATTCCTGGCTGCTGTGCACTACACCTTGGAGAATGCGCAGGATCTTGCCACCCGCCATAGTCTCGCAAAGCTCGAAGCAGATTTTCTCGGCCGCCACCTGCTGAATTGGGTGCCCACAGCCGCTGCCAAGCTGAATAACAATTCTCCCTCTGCCTTCGGTCCGCTCACGATTCTGCTCGCGGCATTCCTGCAGGACCGGCGCGATGAAGTCAGCAATACCGCGAAGGCGGGTCCGCCGGTCATGCGCCACTAG